A single window of Ovis canadensis isolate MfBH-ARS-UI-01 breed Bighorn chromosome 15, ARS-UI_OviCan_v2, whole genome shotgun sequence DNA harbors:
- the SMPD1 gene encoding sphingomyelin phosphodiesterase — MPRHGVSPGQGRPRSDGEQASDRSFAAPCLRLLWLGLALALALPNSLVLWSSAEAHPLPAQGHPAKFIRIAPQLQEAFGWWNLTCPTCKGLFTAIDFGLRNQASVAWVGSVAIKLCMLLKIAPPAVCQSAVHLFEDDMVEVWTRSVLSPSEACGLLLGSSCGHWDIFSSWNISLPTVPKPPPQPPKPPAPGSPVSRVLFLTDLHWDHDYLEGTDPNCENPLCCRRDSGPPPASQPGAGYWGEYSKCDLPLRTLESLLSGLGPAGPFDMVYWTGDIPAHNVWQQSRQDQLRALTTVTALVKKFLGPVPVYPAVGNHESTPVNGFPPPFIKGNQSSHWLYEAMAEAWEPWLPAEALRTLRIGGFYALSPRPGLRLISLNMNFCSRENFWLLINSTDPAGQLQWLVGELQAAEDRGDKVHIIGHIPPGHCLKSWSWNYYRIVERYENTLAGQFFGHTHVDEFEVFYDEETLSRPLSVAFLAPSATTYIGLNPGYRVYQIDGNYSGSSHVVLDHETYILNLTEANEPGATPHWHLLYRARETYGLPNALPTAWHDLVYRMWRDTQLFQTFWFLYHKGHPPSEPCGTPCRLATLCAQLSARSDSPALCRHLVPDASLPNVQSLWSRPLLC, encoded by the exons ATGCCCCGCCATGGAGTGTCTCCCGGCCAGGGCCGCCCCAGGTCGGACGGGGAGCAGGCATCGGACAGGTCCTTCGCGGCCCCCTGTCTGAGGCTCCTGTGGTTGGGCTTGGCACTTGCGCTGGCACTGCCCAACTCCCTGGTCCTCTGGTCCTCTGCGGAGGCCCATCCTCTTCCTGCCCAAGGCCATCCCGCCAAGTTCATTCGCATAGCGCCCCAGCTCCAGGAGGCCTTTGGCTGGTGGAACCTCACCTGCCCAACCTGCAAAGGACTATTCACCGCCATCGACTTCGGGCTGAGG AATCAGGCCAGTGTGGCCTGGGTGGGCTCCGTGGCCATCAAGCTGTGCATGCTGCTGAAGATCGCGCCGCCTGCCGTGTGCCAGTCAGCTGTCCACCTCTTCGAGGACGACATGGTGGAGGTGTGGACACGCTCAGTGCTGAGCCCGTCAGAGGCCTGTGGTCTGCTGCTGGGCTCTTCCTGTGGGCACTGGGACATCTTCTCCTCTTGGAATATCTCTCTGCCGACCGTGCCAAAGCCGCCCCCCCAGCCGCccaagcccccagccccaggctcccctgtcagcCGCGTCCTCTTCCTCACTGATTTGCACTGGGATCACGACTACCTGGAAGGCACAGACCCCAACTGTGAGAACCCACTGTGTTGCCGCCGGGATTCGGGCCCACCGCCTGCCTCCCAGCCCGGTGCTGGGTACTGGGGCGAGTATAGCAAGTGTGACCTGCCCCTGCGAACCCTGGAGAGCCTGTTGAGTGGGCTGGGCCCCGCCGGCCCTTTTGATATGGTGTACTGGACAGGAGACATCCCTGCTCACAACGTCTGGCAGCAGTCTCGTCAGGACCAGCTGCGGGCGCTGACCACCGTCACAGCCCTTGTGAAGAAGTTCTTGGGGCCCGTGCCGGTGTACCCTGCCGTGGGCAACCACGAGAGCACACCCGTCAACGGCTTCCCTCCCCCCTTCATAAAGGGCAACCAGTCTTCCCACTGGCTCTACGAGGCGATGGCTGAGGCGTGGGAGCCCTGGCTGCCGGCTGAAGCCCTTCGCACCCTCAG AATTGGGGGGTTCTATGCCCTTTCCCCACGCCCTGGCCTCCGCCTCATCTCTCTCAACATGAATTTCTGTTCCCGTGAGAACTTCTGGCTCTTGATCAACTCCACAGACCCTGCTGGACAGCTCCAGTGGCTGGTGGGGGAGCTTCAGGCCGCTGAGGACCGGGGAGACAAA GTGCACATAATTGGCCACATTCCCCCAGGGCACTGCCTGAAGAGCTGGAGCTGGAATTATTACAGAATTGTGGAAAG GTATGAGAACACCTTGGCCGGTCAGTTCTTTGGTCACACCCACGTGGATGAGTTTGAGGTCTTCTATGACGAAGAGACCCTCAGCCGGCCGCTGTCTGTAGCCTTCCTGGCACCCAGTGCCACCACCTACATCGGCCTTAATCCTG GGTACCGTGTCTACCAAATAGACGGCAACTATTCCGGGAGCTCTCACGTGGTCCTGGACCATGAGACCTACATCCTGAACCTGACGGAGGCGAACGAGCCCGGAGCCACACCACACTGGCACCTCCTCTACAGGGCTCGGGAAACCTATGGGCTGCCCAATGCGCTGCCCACCGCCTGGCACGACCTGGTGTACCGCATGTGGAGGGACACACAGCTTTTCCAGACCTTCTGGTTTCTCTACCATAAGGGCCACCCGCCCTCGGAGCCCTGCGGCACACCCTGCCGCCTCGCTACCCTGTGTGCCCAGCTCTCCGCCCGCTCAGACAGCCCTGCTCTGTGTCGCCACCTGGTGCCGGATGCGAGCCTCCCCAATGTCCAGAGCCTGTGGTCAAGGCCACTGCTGTGCTGA